The following coding sequences lie in one Primulina huaijiensis isolate GDHJ02 chromosome 2, ASM1229523v2, whole genome shotgun sequence genomic window:
- the LOC140965111 gene encoding la-related protein 6B isoform X2: MDQRKDSETLASTSKLNAKAPEFVPRSAVSNPALRMLQIYAPPPPPLLPPPYYAYENHLSVQNFNQKNTVPFYGNVRPVSFTESREDRNVVATSTKNGLPDSHQKVLNQVEFYFSDINLATTDQLFRLMCKDQEAYVPLSFVASFKKIKNGISGSSQLASILRNSKKLVVSEDGKKVKRQHPLTELDMEELQSRIVIAENLPEEHSHQNLMKIFSSVGSVKSIRTCPPLHPNGGTSSASRIGKGDAMHFSSKFHAFVEYESTEVAEKAVVELTDEGNWRNGLKIRLLKNVVRARRVGHDVQPIAKKEEVVPEIQQLEENNLEDSLQQSDAQFPDLQGEDNICGNPHGKGPNSVGGKGKGKGMGRGRAHHPMNCGSLSGPPPPPPPPPLEMSIPTERLVVAKVSPVPRMPDGTRGFSMGRGKPVAINVL; the protein is encoded by the exons ATGGATCAGCGGAAGGATTCCGAAACCCTAGCCTCAACATCGAAGCTCAATGCGAAGGCTCCTGAATTTGTCCCGCGGTCCGCTGTATCCAACCCAGCGCTGCGGATGTTGCAGATTTAcgcgccgccgccgccgccgctccTGCCGCCGCCTTACTATGCATACGAGAACCACTTATCTGTCCAAAACTTTAACCAGAAAAATACCGTCCCCTTTTATGGGAATGTTCGCCCAGTGAGTTTCACCGAGTCGAGGGAAGATCGCAATGTTGTTGCAACTTCCACGAAAAATGGATTGCCAGATTCTCATCAGAAAGTTCTCAATCAG GtggaattttattttagtgataTCAATCTGGCcacaactgatcagttatttAGGCTTATGTGCAAAGATCAGGAAGCATATG TACCACTGTCATTTGTTGCGTCTTTCAAGAAGATAAAAAATGGAATCAGTGGTAGCTCTCAGCTTGCTAGTATATTGAGGAATTCCAAAAAATTG GTGGTTAGTGAAGATGGCAAAAAGGTTAAACGCCAGCATCCACTAACTGAGCTTGATATGGAAGAGCTTCAA TCCCGCATAGTCATTGCTGAAAATTTACCCGAGGAACATTCTCATCAAAACCTCATGAAGATTTTCTCATCTGTGGGGAG TGTGAAATCAATTCGTACCTGTCCACCTCTGCATCCTAATGGTGGCACGTCTTCTGCCTCTAGAATAGGAAAAGGGGATGCCATGCATTTCAGCAGCAAG TTTCATGCTTTTGTGGAGTACGAATCTACTGAAGTAGCAGAAAAAGCT GTAGTTGAATTGACAGACGAGGGAAATTGGAGGAATGGTCTTAAAATTCGTTTGTTAAAAAATGTG GTGCGAGCTAGGAGAGTTGGTCATGATGTTCAACCCATTGCTAAGAAAGAAGAAGTAGTGCCTGAGATACAGCAGTTGGAggaaaataatttggaagattcTTTGCAACAATCTGATGCCCAATTTCCCGATCTTCAA GGCGAGGATAATATTTGCGGTAATCCTCATGGGAAAGGGCCAAATAGTGTTGGTGGCAAAGGCAAGGGAAAGGGGATGGGACGTGGGCGTGCTCATCATCCCATGAATTGTGGTAGCCTATCcggacctccacctccacctccacctccacctctgGAAATGTCCATTCCAACTGAGAGGCTTGTTGTAGCTAAAGTATCTCCTGTTCCCCGGATGCCTGATGGCACTAGAGGATTTTCTATGGGTCGAGGAAAGCCAGTAGCTATTAATGTACTGTAG
- the LOC140965111 gene encoding la-related protein 6B isoform X1, producing MDQRKDSETLASTSKLNAKAPEFVPRSAVSNPALRMLQIYAPPPPPLLPPPYYAYENHLSVQNFNQKNTVPFYGNVRPVSFTESREDRNVVATSTKNGLPDSHQKVLNQVEFYFSDINLATTDQLFRLMCKDQEAYVPLSFVASFKKIKNGISGSSQLASILRNSKKLVVSEDGKKVKRQHPLTELDMEELQSRIVIAENLPEEHSHQNLMKIFSSVGSVKSIRTCPPLHPNGGTSSASRIGKGDAMHFSSKFHAFVEYESTEVAEKAVVELTDEGNWRNGLKIRLLKNVLKSVQVRARRVGHDVQPIAKKEEVVPEIQQLEENNLEDSLQQSDAQFPDLQGEDNICGNPHGKGPNSVGGKGKGKGMGRGRAHHPMNCGSLSGPPPPPPPPPLEMSIPTERLVVAKVSPVPRMPDGTRGFSMGRGKPVAINVL from the exons ATGGATCAGCGGAAGGATTCCGAAACCCTAGCCTCAACATCGAAGCTCAATGCGAAGGCTCCTGAATTTGTCCCGCGGTCCGCTGTATCCAACCCAGCGCTGCGGATGTTGCAGATTTAcgcgccgccgccgccgccgctccTGCCGCCGCCTTACTATGCATACGAGAACCACTTATCTGTCCAAAACTTTAACCAGAAAAATACCGTCCCCTTTTATGGGAATGTTCGCCCAGTGAGTTTCACCGAGTCGAGGGAAGATCGCAATGTTGTTGCAACTTCCACGAAAAATGGATTGCCAGATTCTCATCAGAAAGTTCTCAATCAG GtggaattttattttagtgataTCAATCTGGCcacaactgatcagttatttAGGCTTATGTGCAAAGATCAGGAAGCATATG TACCACTGTCATTTGTTGCGTCTTTCAAGAAGATAAAAAATGGAATCAGTGGTAGCTCTCAGCTTGCTAGTATATTGAGGAATTCCAAAAAATTG GTGGTTAGTGAAGATGGCAAAAAGGTTAAACGCCAGCATCCACTAACTGAGCTTGATATGGAAGAGCTTCAA TCCCGCATAGTCATTGCTGAAAATTTACCCGAGGAACATTCTCATCAAAACCTCATGAAGATTTTCTCATCTGTGGGGAG TGTGAAATCAATTCGTACCTGTCCACCTCTGCATCCTAATGGTGGCACGTCTTCTGCCTCTAGAATAGGAAAAGGGGATGCCATGCATTTCAGCAGCAAG TTTCATGCTTTTGTGGAGTACGAATCTACTGAAGTAGCAGAAAAAGCT GTAGTTGAATTGACAGACGAGGGAAATTGGAGGAATGGTCTTAAAATTCGTTTGTTAAAAAATGTG CTAAAATCTGTTCAGGTGCGAGCTAGGAGAGTTGGTCATGATGTTCAACCCATTGCTAAGAAAGAAGAAGTAGTGCCTGAGATACAGCAGTTGGAggaaaataatttggaagattcTTTGCAACAATCTGATGCCCAATTTCCCGATCTTCAA GGCGAGGATAATATTTGCGGTAATCCTCATGGGAAAGGGCCAAATAGTGTTGGTGGCAAAGGCAAGGGAAAGGGGATGGGACGTGGGCGTGCTCATCATCCCATGAATTGTGGTAGCCTATCcggacctccacctccacctccacctccacctctgGAAATGTCCATTCCAACTGAGAGGCTTGTTGTAGCTAAAGTATCTCCTGTTCCCCGGATGCCTGATGGCACTAGAGGATTTTCTATGGGTCGAGGAAAGCCAGTAGCTATTAATGTACTGTAG
- the LOC140965103 gene encoding probable uridine nucleosidase 2, which produces MEERKKIIIDTDPGIDDAMAIFLALQSPEIEVIGLTTIYGNVYTTLATRNALHLLEIAGRTDIPVAEGSHVTLTKGTKLRIADFVHGTDGLGNQNFPPPKGKPTEQSATDFLVQKASLYPGQVTVVALGPLTNIALAIQSDPAFVKNIGQIVLLGGAFAVNGNVNPAAEANIFGDPDAADVVFTSGADVLAVGINVTHQVILTDSDRDILAETNAKFAKYLCKILDVYFSYHHEAYSTKGVYLHDPTALLAAVDPSLFTYTEGVVRVQTIGITRGLTLFYNRQKRFEEVTEWCDKPMVKVAVTVDAPTVVKMVMERLIHS; this is translated from the exons ATGGAGGAACGCAAGAAGATCATCATTGACACGGATCCAGGAATCG ATGATGCTATGGCGATATTTTTAGCGTTGCAATCACCGGAAATTGAAGTGATTGGTCTAACTACTATTTATGGAAACGTATACACCACTCTGGCTACCAGAAATGCTTTGCATTTG TTGGAGATTGCGGGGAGGACAGATATTCCTGTTGCTGAAGGATCTCATGTGACGCTAACT AAAGGTACAAAACTTCGAATTGCTGATTTCGTCCATGGCACTGATGGATTGGGCAATCAAAACTTTCCTCCACCTAAAGGAAAGCCAACTGAGCAGTCTGCGACAGACTTCCTTGTTCAAAAAGCTAGTCTTTATCCTGGGCAGGTCACCGTGGTGGCCTTGGGTCCATTAACAAATATTGCACTG GCTATTCAATCAGATCCTGCCTTTGTAAAAAATATTGGGCAAATAGTTCTTCTTGGTGGTGCATTTGCAGTAAATGGGAATGTTAACCCAGCAGCTGAGGCAAAT ATTTTTGGAGATCCAGATGCTGCAGATGTTGTATTCACAAGTGGAGCTGATGTCTTAGCTGTGGGGATTAATGTCACCCATCAAGTTATTTTAACTG ATTCTGATCGAGATATACTGGCAGAAACGAATGCAAAATTCGCCAAGTATCTGTGCAAgattttagatgtttatttttcttATCATCATGAAGCCTACAGCACTAAAG GTGTTTACCTACACGACCCAACAGCTCTTCTTGCTGCTGTCGATCCTTCACTCTTCACCTACACAGAAGGAGTTGTCCGTGTCCAGACGATTGGCATCACAAGGGGTTTAACATTATTTTACAATAGACAGAAAAG GTTTGAAGAAGTCACAGAATGGTGTGATAAACCCATGGTGAAGGTTGCGGTTACAGTTGATGCTCCAACAGTGGTGAAAATGGTCATGGAACGGCTCATACATTCGTGA